The Cinclus cinclus chromosome 18, bCinCin1.1, whole genome shotgun sequence genome has a segment encoding these proteins:
- the FAM210B gene encoding protein FAM210B, mitochondrial: MYRLCRLSSPLSSPLSSALSPLLSPPLSPPLSPPRCPARAALPPGPGPLRASTKDAAEPLKNTATDPSAENKKLNKSQQLKQIFKEYGAVGVSFHVGISLVSLGIFYLAVSSGVDMSAVLFKLGFSEASLQSRMAAGTSTFVLAYAVHKLFAPVRISITVVAVPFLVRYCRKVGFFKPPASSP, translated from the exons ATGTACCGCCTGTGCCGCCTGTCCTCCCCGCTGTCCTCCCCGCTGTCCTCCGCGCTGTCccctctgctgtcccctccGCTGTCCCCTCCGCTGTCCCCACCGCGCTGCCCCGCCCGGGCCGCGCtcccgccggggccgggcccgctCCGCGCCAGCACCAAG GATGCAGCTGAACCCCTCAAAAATACAGCAACTGATCCCAGTGCTGAAAACAAGAAACTCAAcaaatcccagcagctgaaacaaatttttaaagaatatggTGCTGTAGGGGTTTCCTTCCATGTTGGAATTTCCTTAGTATCTCTGGGAATCTTCTACCTGGCTGTGTCAAG CGGTGTGGACATGAGCGCCGTTCTGTTCAAGCTGGGTTTCAGCGAGGCCTCTCTGCAGTCCAGGATGGCAGCTGGCACCAGCACCTTCGTGCTGGCCTATGCTGTGCACAAGCTCTTCGCCCCCGTGCGCATCAGCATCACCGTGGTGGCCGTGCCCTTCCTGGTCCGCTACTGCCGCAAGGTCGGCTTCTTCAAACCCCCCGCCTCCAGCCCCTGA